The genomic DNA ttttattttaatttcaattgttttaaacttaaaaagttaaaactcCTAAATGATTCTCAAGATTTCATTACTTCTATTTACCTTGAATTTCTAAAAAGTCTGCGTCAAACTATGACCAAGAAAAAGTTTCAAAGAACATAacaaatgaatattttaataCTGAGCATAAAATTTCACCTAAAAAAACACTAAACATAAAACAGTGAAATACCGGTAAATAAAAAGGAGtaaatcattttatcaaaaaacataaataaaaaagtataaagtaacgtaaaaaaaaaaaggttaatatgtctttacccctgtaatttgggcgagtttcGGTTTaccctctgtaaaaaaaaaaaaattagattccaACCATGTGaaataagattctttgattttagccCCTGACCTATGCGACTGTGCAGAACTGCTGACGTGGCGAGCTGATGTGACTTGCTGACTATGCATATCTGATTATGTGGCGTGATGactgcataattttttttttttattaatttttcatttttatcaaaaaagttATTCGCGTCTCAGGCCCTCTCATTTTTGTGGCAGGTATCTGGTGTATTTGGAAAGCACGTAATGCGGTGTGTCTTGGTAATGAGCAGGTTAGCTATCATCAACTGCGACATAATGTTGGGAGCAATCTTAGTTCTCTCGACGTCCTTAGGTAGTAGTGTTCTCTCTCGCTATTAGCAACGCTAGACCTCTTGGCACCCTTCCCGTATGGAAGCTACAATTCTCAATGTTTATGAGAGTAGTCTTGGGAGTCACGGCTGCTCAGGCTTTGGAGGTTCGCTCCGTGATTCGGGTGGTACTTGGCTTTGTGGTTTCTCAGAATTTATTGGCATTTCAAACAACTTGCATGCGGAACTACTTGCGATCATGCATGGTTTGAAGTTGTCACGTGATAAAGGGCAAAGAGCACCGGAATGTGATTTGTTACTCTGATTTCTTGTAtgctataaaattaatttaagctCCTCCCAATGCTTGACATGTTTATGCAACTATCATTAGAAATATCAACGATCTGCTTAATCTCCCTTGAAATGTGCATTTTACCCACACCATTCGAGAGACAAATGAGTGTGTAGACTTTTTAGCTAAGCATGGTGCCAATCACGACTCTTCATGGTGCAGCTTGGAGAACCCTCTCCCGGGCTTGGAAGCTTTACTTCTCACTAATGCATCTAGAGTGTAGTTCTTAGGCCGTAGTCTAATTTTCTGTTTtgctttctcttttctctatttaccaaaaaacaaaaaagataaaagagtaTAAATcagtttctaaaaaaaaaatacagcatGGAAAACTctgaaaaaaccaaaaacacattTTCCTATCTCAATTGGATATTATTTGTAAAACTTAATTCAATTCAAGTAGACATGGTTAGTATAGACATCTTTACAAGATTGAAAATGGAAATATTGTTAAGTTGAACATCTTCTGCGAAATCAAATTCGAGACCTCATTCTTGTATATACAGAGTTTAAAGGAGTGTTTGACAAACCAAGTTATTGAATTtgaatgattaataaaatttactaAGATCAAATCAAATTGTTGAGAACCAAATTCAATTTGTGAGAAAATCAATTGACTTTATTTATCTTATGATCAAACTTTACAAAAACTTCATTTCCATAAAATTTGgcaagttaacaaaaaaaaatttggtgttTCACACACAAAACAAAATCTCAAGTAGATATTATTTTATGGGAATTTGGTGtttaacacaaaaaacaaaatctcactaaacattatttttatgggaaatgctaacgaGTGTCTTAATTTTAAGGACACGTTTTAAggactttaaatagtaaatttttatgaaaaattgtgtatttaatacatcgaaaattgaaatgttaaattttttcaaaaaataatttcttaattgatAAACCTTAAAGAGTGTCATAAGACACTAGTTAATaatactctatttttatttaagttcaTTCGATCACTTTGAAGGAAtccatattttaaaaagaataaagatTGGTGGACACCCTTAATGTGTACACCCATTTGTACccctctaaaaaaatttaattaaccaaATATATGGTCTGCGTGACCACATTTTTTCAATTGCGTGACCACTTTTTAGAAGCTGAAAAATGTGGTCACGCAACTAAGGATAATATGGTATAGCAGACCATATATTttggttaaataaattttttagagtGGTATAAAAGGTGTACGCattgaccggggttcgaaccccggcacctccacttgtgtgtgtgagtttataataatagctttgtcatttcgtctatctacaaaataaataagtgtACGCATTAAGGCCCCgttttgataaacaacttatatagatgtttatagcattagggcttataatattagagcttacatcataaacttttatacttgataagctatttatgtttggatatgtataCAAAAAAGTAcatacataaattgaagtgtttggatgtgacattacataagcaattatcaaaattttaaatatttttaatttaacaaaagaatcacagaatcgaaccacaatatcaagatttttttgataaaattaatcaagatgtaaaaaacaatattataatatattaattataattatatatatatagtataatcaatattcgtccttaaaaaaatatcaatattcatataagacaaaattaacactagataagtatatagttacgtaacaaaaaaatattcatataggaaaaaatattaaaattcagtttcattttgtttcgtaacaaaaaaataataaaaatcttccttaaaaaaaataaaaaaaatcttaattacaTGTGTTaatttagtaagataagtatatagaaATTTTGTTACCCATGCACtgccaaagataactaacattataattaaaatatatgttttgaaaaagtggattcaaagagaatcgaaggaggttacataaattcataagctagagggtaagctgaaaatttaggcttattaaaatatggcataagcagcttatgaaactatgataaactatttttatttatttatccaaacacctttaaaaaagcatatgggagtagataaacccacataagctcaaaataagtcaatccaaacggggcctaagAGTGTCTATCTATCGGTGctcctttaaaaataaaaaacgaattaaacagacaaattattattaaaaataaatatagtaccCTATTTATCCTTAGTCTTAACATCTTCGAAATTTCCTCAACCATGTAATGAAGACCAATTCTTTGTTTTCCTTTCTTTGACTTTTCGTCTCTCTCACTCTGCAACCTTGCAATTCAAAGGAAGGATTCTGAGTGAGTATATTCTCACACTTCAGTTCATACCCAGGTAACCAAAAATTCCAACTTTTTCATTTGGGTCTTCACAATTTTCAGTATTTGCAATTTGGGTTTTGGATCTAACAAAAttcaacacatttttttttgtttcttattctGTAATTGAGCtcaatttcatcaaattttgaaaCTTTATTGCTAATTTTAGAGTTTAGTACTATTCGCGATTAATTTAAGGTAGGATAGAAGGTGTGAAGTGTAACCTGAATTTTTTGCATTTAGGGTTTAAGAACTTGGATCTGATCTGAGGTATTAAGATGGGAGGGAATTCAAGCAAGATGATGAGTGATGCTAATGATTGCACAAAAATGGGTACTCATTCTGTGTATGCAGCTGATTTAAGCTCATATGAAGCTGCATGTGTTAAAGATCCAAACTTGCAAAGTTTTGATGAGAGTATTAAAGAGCATACCAATAGGGTTATTAGTTCTCTTGCTACTGGTGTTGAGGTTAGGTCTTTATCTTTCAATTCACTACGAGAAGTTACTGATAGTTTACTTGAGATGAACCATGAAGTTGTTAAAGTTATTTTGGATTGTAAGAGGGATATATGGGGAAACAAGGATTTGTTCGCGTTGgttaatgattattttgataATAGTCTTCAGACGTTGGAGTTTTGTAATTCTCTTGAGAAATGTTTGAGACGGGCGCGTGAGAATCAAGTGATGGTGAAGTCGGTGATTACTTATTTTGAGGAAGAGGTGCAAAATGGGCTTGAAGGGGGGACTTGTGTAAAGACATTGCAAGAGCTTAGGAATTTTAAGGATGCTGGTGACCCTTTTACGGAGgagttttatttattgtttcaaTCGGTTTATACGCAGCAGGCAACCATGTTGAAGAAATTGCAAATCAGAAAGAGAAAGCTTGATAAGAAATTGAAATCTCTCAAGTCATGGAAGAGGGTTTCGAATGCAATTTTTTTGGCTGCTTTTGTTTCGGTGTTGATTTTCTCTGTGGTTGCAGCTTCTATTGCTGCTCCTCCAGTTGTAACAGCATTGGCTGCGGCGTTGGTTGTTCCATTAGGGTCGGTTGGAAAATGGTGCAACTCGCTTTTTAAGGGATATGAGAAGGCTATAAAGGGACAAAGGGAAGTAGTTAGCTCAATGCAGCTTGGTACTTACATTTCATTGAAGGATTTGGACAACATTCGGGTGCTTACAAACAAATTGGAACTACAGCTTGAATCGTTATTGCAGAATGCTGATTTTGCTCTTAAAAACGAGGATGTGATAAAGCTTGCAATCGATGAAATTAAGAAGAATATAGAAACTTTTTCAGAGACATTGGAAACTCTAAGTGCAAATGCTGATAAATGCAGTCGACAGATAAGAAAAGCGAGGACAGTTGTTatacaaaatataatcaaaagacCTGATTAAGATAAGgtttttgaattgttttattGATTAGTTTCTCTTGATGTCAAGGCTACAATTATGAAGTATGATTCAACACCTAGATTATAGCTTCAATAAGATGCCTTTTATAAAGAGAAATGAAGAAATAACTTGTGTagaacatttatatatttatatatataatatagccCTCATGTATAGATATTTGGACTATACATACATAGTTACAAATGTGTTTGCTGTTGCCTGCTTGGTTGTTTCTGATTACAATTTTGCTAGATGAAGTGTATGTTTGGAATTATGGTGAGTTTGTCGGGGAATCAAGGTGAGCCACACAATGATTTTGGTAAAACTACGCATTGGAACTTTAGCAAATCATGGTCAAACTCACTGTGATTCcaagtactccctccggtcctatttataagagaattttgggtcaacaaaagttgatgtatctagttaaaaattcagtccaaatacattcacttatGTTGatctaaatttctcttataaataggaccggaggtagtattacAGAAAATGAACATCATTTAAAGGTAAATAATGACATCATGAGATGAGAACTTACATAACAAAACTAGGACTTTAGATGGTGATGTTAAGTGCAGCCtaactttagtttgggaaaaATTTAATGGCACAGCTTCACGGTGAGGAGATGgctaagattatttttttacactGTGGATTGGCCTGGCtgtattggcttgggatctgCTCATCCTAGTTTTTGGTCTCTGACGTCATCTTTTCGTTAAAAACTGCTTACGTGGTTGATGGTATTCCATCTGGTTATGATCATGCTGCGTTAGATTATTGACCATATATGGAATTGCTGACACAATTTACACCTACAGCAAGAAACTTAGAAATTAATATCCACTATGAATCAGAAACTCTTCGAAATTCATTTCACCTTCAATTAAAAAACTCATCTCATCTTCAACCAAAAATTTGCTAGTTCCAACTCCCTTGCAAAAGCCACCACAAAGCCAAACTCATTAACAAGTCACACCCTCGTCACAAACAGAACCAAATGTTCTTCTGTTACCACGCCACTTGAAGCTCATAATAGAAGGTATGATGGTAAACCTAATTCATAGCACAACATTTGATAACAATATCATACCAAATGGGATATTTGAGAGTCAAGAATGACAACAAATAGTACAAGTCTAtacttttaatttcataaacaaaatgGAAATGTTCggataaaaaattaagttttttttttttgaacagcaAATATTATTCTCGCTGAGTCTGTGCAAGATGCACACACTACTCACGGTAAAAACAACAAGATACAACAGGTGCCATACATAGGCGGAACACCTAAAACCACCGAAACAAATTCCCCCCTCCCAACACACAAGACGGTTCAAAACACCAATGATGAAGTCGAATTATACACATTGACAGCAAACCAACAAGCCGCTATTAGCTCACGAAAACCCCTGCCTCACTACCAGTAGCTCCAAAAACGACCAAGGATcaacaccaaaaaaaagaaaactctaAGATCACTATAGAAAACAAAACTGGCAGcaccaaaatacaaaattacaTTGGTCCAAAACCGCAAGAAACAAAACCCCCTCGACAACTGTAGCAGAAGCATTCCTACAGCCATCAGACACATCAAAAACCAATTGCTCTCCACCATTATCTCTCCAAGCAATATTTCAGATGCCAACACCATTCATAAAACATGCACGCCGAATTATGAGTCCGATTCAACATCCACCTCCACGACATCACCTTGATTTCTTCCACTATCTTTTCAACCTCGCAATTTATCCCCTTAAAGATTTCATTTTTCCTTGCTAACCACAAAACCCAAATTGCTGTATGCCAAATTAGCCTTAAACCTTTACTCacctttttatttctttccctCCCACTCAAACACTCCCAATGGACAAAGAGATTGGGGGGAGATAAGAAAAAACAGTCCAGCCACCGCATTACCTTCATCCACACCATATACGCCACATCACAATGTAGGAAAAAATGTAGAGATGATTCTTCCTTCATGtcacacaacacacacaaattCGACGTCTCCGGAACTAAAACATTCCTCAAAGCAAGATTGTCTCTAGTTGGAATCCGGTTAATAAGGACTTTCCAAGAAAACACCACTACTTTTGAAGTGCCAGACTTTTCCACAGATTTGCAAACACCCCTTTTTCCTCTACACCCCACACATCCTCCAGCAACAACATCTCCAACTTCGTGTAGGCCGACTTCACCGTAAAGGCTCCTGAATCGTCTAAATTCCATCTCCACTCATCCTTCTCTTGAGACCATATCATACCTTCTAAGTCCTCCTTAAGACTAAGGAATAACTCCTCCTCCCATGCAAATAATTGTCTTCTCCAAATAAAACTTCATTTTGTGCTTTCACTCGTCCCTCCCCCTATTTCTCCCACACTAGCCTCCTTTTGATTTGatatcaaaaaaaatctaggATATTTACTTCTAAAACTCTTATCCCCTCTTCACTTAACCTTCCAAAAACTTGTATTCAAACCATTTCCCACTCTTCTTGATACCTCTGAGTTAAACCAACTTTGGCCACCAAAATCATCTAGTTTGACTAAATCCTTCCACCATAATGAAGTATGTGTCGGCCAAGATGTAATACCCCCTCCACCAACCTCTCAACTCCCTGGCCGTATTTTTCCTCTAGAACTTCTTTCCACaacgcttttttttttctttccatctaACAACCTCCATCTCCATTTTGTCAATAAGCTCACATTCACAACCCGAACGTCTTTTACCCCTGAACCCCCTTTCCTCTTTTGTTGGCACACCACCTTCCACTTTACCCAACTAATTTTCTTCCTTCCTCTCACACCACCCCGAAGAAATTCTCTTTGGATTCTAACAATCCTCCTCTCCACTTGCACTGGCATCCTCAAAAAAGACAAgtagaaaattgaaattgaattaagAACCAAATTTAGGACAACAATTCTTCCTCCCAAACCAATATATTTGTGGACTTGTTTACTTTTCAACAACATTTCAATTTATTGTCAAGTTTTACTTTGTATGTGGTGGCTAGAATGGCATTTAGTTATgtagttttctttttaattatagCAGAGAGAAGATGGAAGCTAACTTTTGTTGCATTTGTTTCGTGTAATTGACtgattttggttttatttttttttccttttgttcaATGTAATTGATGACTTTATCGTATGAATTAATTATTCTGgtattattttgtttcttttataaatgatttgaatgaatgaatgcaaGAATGTATGAAGGCATAATGAATGATTAAAcgattgaatgaatgaatgtatgtggtaaaaaataaaaataaattgggcATATGTCGAAACAATCTCTTAGAACACCTTCTCTTTCATCACCATTCAtcttagggttaaatatatttttggtctttataaatataccaacttttcgttttagtcattctaaaattttccttcaacttttagtccctttaaaattttcaatcactacttttggtccctatttttaagttaattttagtattttttttttttaatgaaattgtgcataaaaGTGTagtatattgtaaaaatattttccaaaaaaaattaattttttttaacaaaacataaatttaatatgaatttttaaccatcaaaaatataaaaattcatattaaatttatatattttttttaaattctaaatatttttggtagagattcttataatattatgaatttttcttcaaaatttcattcgaaagtatgaattttacatatgagtttactttaaaagagggaccaaaagtgaagatggaaaatatttggaggactaaaatttgaaggaaaattttagagggactaaaacgaaaaattgatatatttatagggatcaaaaacatatttaaccgtTCATCTTATAAAGtaacatttatcattttctattgttttaCATGCAATGGTTGTATCTAggtcatttcattttatttattttttggtataaaCTAGAACGCGCAATTTGGTCATTTTGGGGGTGGTTGGGAGAAAATTTGAAAGTCTAAAGAGTAATTTTCTAAATCAACTTGCTTATGAGCCAATTGTCTTATGGTCTTGTTGCATAACTCGTGATATTTGTAAAAAGATTGTTTTTTTGACATACAAAACGTTATATTGACACATGAAAATTCCTAAATAGTCTTTAGTGGTAGTTAACTACGTTCTATAAACCGGCAGCAGTTAACTATCGCTAgccccagcggtagttaactacctcTAAATTTCTTTCTTTACATACTAGTTCGCACTGCACTCCGGAACCTCAACAAattagtaattaaaaaaaaaacagaaaccaATGTGTTGTGGTTGTTGTGTTTTAAACCAAGTAAAGCATAATCATATTTGATTTCAACAAATTATTCTTCTCGTGGGTTGCTTTTCTAAGTTCATCCAAGCTAGAAAAGCATAAACATATCATCAAACCAAgtaattttctccaaaaattaaaatctgcgttcttcttttcttctaagCATGTAAAATTTCCTAAGCATATCCatctttttcctcttcttctggactgaaaaattaatgttggaACATTTCTTGAACACTTAAAATGTTGCTGCATACATCGAACACTTGAAATTATTTCTGCAAAAAATCAAACTcttaacacacaaaaaataatttcgTTAAATACAAAATTTGGGCTGAGTCGCAGACTACGTCACTCTTTTTAATATGTTCCGTGGCTCTGCCTGAATAGTACAACATATCTTTCTTGCCTCGTCGTCTCCATAATAAAACAGCCTTTCAAAACTTGTGTATGAGTACTCACTGCACAAAGAGAACCCAGCAAACTAACACCTCACAACACTACCAAAAAACTGCTCGGAATCCAttaccaaaagaaaaatcactttctttttgaaattatataatttgcttcaacgaaaacaaaaaagattctTCTATCTCCTATATCCAAAAATATATTGTTGGACTCCCTTTTATATATGTATACACGGCATAtataaaaggcttaaatatataaatcgtccttgtaatttgacgcgtttttggttttcgtccttgtatcttttttttgttctaaaacaacccctataaattaataactttttgattttcgtccctcccgTCAACTTCCGTTACAAAAACGCACATGTGGCAAACAGAGGATGACGTGGCAGACGATGCTGGCGTGACAAACTTATTGATGAGTCACGCAGtgagagggaccaaaatcaaaaaaatgaaatttgtagaAGGACcaaagcaaaaaaaacaaaattcgtaaagggaccaaaacaaaaaaacgaaatttgtatagggaccaaaacgagaagacgaaaaattcaaatttaattacatttcttcatcttcttcccacatcttcttcttcattactatcattgtcttcataaacttcatcatcatcatcaaacaaacaCAGAAATTCATCACTTCAAAATCCATcaactcaaaacaacaacaaattcaatCCAACACTTTCATGTGAtaacttctcttttatttcttctcacaaacaacaaaatcaaattaaaccaaTATACCCACTGTTCAACATGCAATCCAATTTCATACACTTTAAAAtcgtttaaaataaaacttatctcAATTCAACATTCCAACATATTTTTCAATTCTATTTATTATCCCTCTAGATCTTCAAATGAAAAGAATATTCATATCAAACTTGAACCTTTCTCTTATAATCCAATTTCACACAACAATCTTCCAAATCAACCGGAAAAAAAGAACACGACCCAAATGTtcgaaacaaaaatgatgagatTAGAGTTCAAAGAATTGACGAAGAAAGCATTTGGAGTGACCAAGAAACAACAGAGATGCGAGATCAATGATGAGACGAGAGTtggtaatgaaaaaaaaatcattctttaggtttttcaatttgagaattttgtgaatttttttaatattgggAATTCGAGCATTCACAATGAGGATTTTGttgttataatttgattttgatattattaataaaagtttAGTTGGGACTATGAACATTGTGGATTTTAGTGTTGAGATGTTAATCTGACCATTATCAATGGGGATTTTGTTTGGGTTTATGAGAAGTTGTCTATTGAGAGTGAGAtgatgattttgagttttttttttatctcttttctgAGTATTTTTTCCTGGgtttttttgatgaatttatgaaGACAATGATGAAGATGTAAAAGaggtggaaggaagaagatgaagaaagctatttttttcttgcgttttgattttggtccctttacgaattttgtttttttggctttggtccctctacaaatttcgttttttggttttggtctctCTCACTGTGTGACTCATCAATAAGTTTGCCACGTCAGCATTATCTGCCACGTCAGGCACTATCACGTCATCCTTTGTTTGCCACATGTGCGTTTTTGTAACGGAAGTTGACGGGAGGGACGGaaatcaaaaagttattaacttacaagggttgttttagaacaaaaaagatacagggacaaaaacaaaaaacacgcCAAATTACAGagacgatttacatatttaagcctatataaAATAGTCTTTATTCCATATCAtggtttttaagaaaattaatagTGCCATCACTAATTGACTTTCAAAGCAATAACGTAGAAAAAACGTTACTAACCCACAAACCTTTTTTGTTTCATACTCTTTCAAACAATGTTAAATAGGAGTGAATAATTGGAAAACTTTGTAACCGAAACTCACTCATCAACCATTACAACAAGTGgtcaaaaataaatagtaataaaTAGGTTTAAtgacctttttggtcctctaactatttagttggtatcagattggtcttctaattaaaaattgatttatttcggtatTCTAAGTTTGTCACCGTTattacatttagtcatttctgttagtttcacacatacatatgaatcATAACAGTTatcaataatatcagtcactatttaatcataataccttaacaaggaATATGatcaaaatgatactaataaataaagttagaggactcacataacacaaaccctaacgtttatttgaataaaactaacagaaaagactaaatgtagtaacggtgagaaacttagaggaccgaaataaattaatttttagttagaggactaatctgat from Medicago truncatula cultivar Jemalong A17 chromosome 8, MtrunA17r5.0-ANR, whole genome shotgun sequence includes the following:
- the LOC11413770 gene encoding UPF0496 protein At2g18630, producing the protein MGGNSSKMMSDANDCTKMGTHSVYAADLSSYEAACVKDPNLQSFDESIKEHTNRVISSLATGVEVRSLSFNSLREVTDSLLEMNHEVVKVILDCKRDIWGNKDLFALVNDYFDNSLQTLEFCNSLEKCLRRARENQVMVKSVITYFEEEVQNGLEGGTCVKTLQELRNFKDAGDPFTEEFYLLFQSVYTQQATMLKKLQIRKRKLDKKLKSLKSWKRVSNAIFLAAFVSVLIFSVVAASIAAPPVVTALAAALVVPLGSVGKWCNSLFKGYEKAIKGQREVVSSMQLGTYISLKDLDNIRVLTNKLELQLESLLQNADFALKNEDVIKLAIDEIKKNIETFSETLETLSANADKCSRQIRKARTVVIQNIIKRPD